A DNA window from Streptomyces parvus contains the following coding sequences:
- a CDS encoding lycopene cyclase family protein, translating to MSVGKGAVPADFADVDAVIVGAGAAGLSLAHHLCAPGGRPLSVVLVDAPPGRLSPPRRTWCFWEPEQGPYDASLAASWSRLRVRTADGGTVVARLPRLRYKMLRSDDFEALVDRRLSGAPGVRRVSATVSSVHDLRGGGAEVRVRDGAGERALVRGRYVFDSRPPRVLPPARTTLLQHFSGWFVATERPVFDPAVPDLMDFRTPQPERGLSFGYVLPLDPHTALVEYTEFSPAPLTSDGYRRALDRYTREILGLGAFEVTAREHGVIPMTDGRFPRRVGRSVYRIGTAGGATRPSTGYTFAAIQRQSRAAAARLRSGQPLRVPPAHRLRARAMDAVMLRALDTGRIDGPDFFGRLFRGVPAERLLAFLDGGSRWHEDLLIGARTPVAPMLRTVAELPFIPRRPPRPLPPPPARPEESSS from the coding sequence ATGTCCGTCGGGAAGGGTGCCGTGCCAGCTGATTTCGCCGACGTCGATGCGGTCATCGTCGGGGCCGGGGCGGCCGGTCTCAGCCTGGCCCACCACCTGTGCGCGCCGGGCGGCCGCCCTCTGTCCGTCGTTCTCGTCGACGCGCCTCCGGGGCGGCTGAGTCCGCCGCGCCGGACCTGGTGCTTCTGGGAGCCGGAGCAGGGGCCCTACGACGCGTCGCTGGCCGCCTCCTGGTCCCGGCTGCGGGTGCGCACCGCCGACGGGGGGACCGTGGTGGCCCGGCTGCCGCGGCTGCGCTACAAGATGCTGCGTTCCGACGACTTCGAGGCCCTCGTGGACCGGCGGCTCTCCGGCGCGCCCGGGGTGCGCCGCGTGTCGGCCACGGTGAGTTCGGTGCACGACCTCCGCGGCGGCGGGGCCGAGGTCCGCGTCCGGGACGGTGCCGGTGAACGCGCCCTGGTCCGTGGTCGGTACGTGTTCGACTCCCGGCCGCCCCGGGTTCTGCCGCCCGCCCGCACCACCCTGCTCCAGCACTTCTCCGGCTGGTTCGTCGCCACCGAACGGCCCGTGTTCGACCCGGCCGTACCGGACCTGATGGACTTCCGCACACCCCAGCCCGAGCGGGGCCTGTCCTTCGGATACGTCCTGCCGCTCGATCCGCACACCGCGCTCGTCGAGTACACGGAGTTCTCCCCCGCGCCGCTGACCTCCGACGGCTACCGGCGGGCCCTGGACCGGTACACCCGGGAAATCCTCGGCCTGGGGGCGTTCGAGGTGACGGCGCGCGAGCACGGTGTCATCCCCATGACCGACGGCCGCTTCCCGCGCCGCGTGGGGCGTTCGGTGTATCGCATCGGCACCGCGGGCGGCGCGACCCGCCCCTCGACGGGGTACACCTTCGCCGCGATCCAACGGCAGAGCCGTGCCGCCGCCGCCCGGCTGCGCTCGGGCCAGCCCCTGAGGGTGCCACCTGCCCACCGGCTGAGGGCGCGGGCGATGGACGCGGTGATGCTGCGGGCGCTGGACACCGGCAGGATCGACGGCCCGGACTTCTTCGGCCGCCTCTTCCGCGGGGTACCCGCCGAACGGCTGCTGGCCTTCCTGGACGGCGGGTCCCGGTGGCACGAGGACCTGCTCATCGGGGCGCGGACACCCGTCGCTCCGATGCTGCGGACCGTCGCCGAACTCCCCTTCATCCCCCGCCGTCCACCCCGGCCACTGCCGCCCCCACCCGCCCGTCCGGAAGAGAGCAGCTCATGA
- a CDS encoding methyltransferase domain-containing protein: MPKDTAVYTHGHHESVLRSHRWRTAANSAAYLLGELRPGLAVLDVGCGPGTITADLAALVAPGRVTAVDASSGVLDQAAAVVAERGLENVEFAVADVHALEFADDSFDVVHAHQVLQHVGDPVRALREMRRVCRPGGVVAARDSDYAAMTWYPETPGLDVWQEVYGRVARGNGGEPDAGRRLLSWARQAGFTDIAPTAAAWCFATPESRAWWSGLWADRTTDSVYAELAVAGGHASAEQLTEISGAWRSWGGEDDGWFMVPHGEVLCRV; the protein is encoded by the coding sequence ATGCCGAAGGACACCGCCGTGTACACGCACGGACACCACGAGTCGGTCCTGCGCTCGCACCGCTGGCGGACCGCCGCCAACTCGGCCGCCTACCTCCTCGGCGAACTCCGCCCCGGTCTGGCCGTGCTGGACGTCGGCTGCGGCCCCGGGACCATCACCGCCGATCTGGCCGCGTTGGTCGCACCGGGCCGGGTCACCGCGGTGGACGCCAGCAGTGGCGTGCTCGACCAGGCCGCCGCGGTGGTGGCCGAACGGGGCCTGGAGAACGTCGAGTTCGCCGTGGCCGACGTGCACGCCCTGGAGTTCGCCGACGACTCCTTCGACGTGGTCCACGCCCACCAGGTGCTCCAGCACGTGGGCGACCCGGTCCGGGCGCTGCGCGAGATGCGGCGGGTCTGCCGGCCCGGCGGCGTGGTCGCGGCCCGCGACAGCGACTACGCGGCGATGACCTGGTATCCGGAGACCCCCGGCCTCGACGTGTGGCAGGAGGTGTACGGGCGGGTGGCCCGTGGCAACGGCGGCGAGCCCGACGCCGGCCGCCGCCTCCTCTCCTGGGCCCGGCAGGCCGGGTTCACCGACATCGCCCCGACCGCGGCCGCCTGGTGTTTCGCCACCCCGGAGAGCCGCGCCTGGTGGAGCGGCCTGTGGGCGGACCGTACGACGGACTCCGTCTACGCCGAGCTGGCGGTGGCGGGCGGCCACGCGAGCGCCGAGCAGCTCACGGAGATCTCCGGGGCGTGGCGCTCCTGGGGCGGGGAGGACGACGGCTGGTTCATGGTCCCCCACGGTGAGGTGCTGTGCCGGGTGTGA
- a CDS encoding class I SAM-dependent methyltransferase produces the protein MTLLRGDALSEAFDRGSAAYDRLVAASPGYHAHLRRSARRLGLADGGAGLRVLDLGCGTGASTEALVDVAPLARVTGVDASAGMLERAAAKPRLTHVEFVHATAEALADRLAPGSFDAVFAGYLFRNVQDADAVLRLVRRLLVPSGRLAVHEYALGGSPVDRAVWNTVCSTVIRPAGRLTGDARLYRHLQESVNAFDTAPEFAGRLREAGFRDVRALPLPGWQTGITHTFVGRTAREA, from the coding sequence ATGACCCTGTTGCGCGGTGACGCACTGTCCGAAGCCTTCGACCGGGGCTCCGCGGCCTACGACCGGCTCGTCGCGGCCAGCCCCGGCTACCACGCGCATCTGCGCCGCTCCGCACGGCGGCTCGGCCTGGCGGACGGCGGTGCGGGACTGCGCGTCCTGGACCTGGGATGCGGCACCGGCGCCTCCACCGAGGCGCTGGTCGACGTCGCCCCGCTCGCCCGCGTCACCGGTGTCGACGCCTCCGCGGGCATGCTGGAGCGGGCGGCGGCCAAACCCCGGCTGACGCACGTCGAGTTCGTCCACGCCACGGCGGAGGCGCTGGCCGACCGGCTGGCGCCGGGCTCCTTCGACGCGGTGTTCGCCGGCTACCTCTTCCGCAACGTCCAGGACGCCGACGCGGTCCTGCGCCTGGTGCGCCGTCTGCTGGTCCCCTCCGGCCGGCTCGCCGTCCACGAGTACGCGCTCGGCGGATCACCGGTGGACCGGGCCGTCTGGAACACCGTCTGTTCGACGGTCATCCGGCCCGCCGGCCGGCTCACCGGCGACGCGCGGCTGTACCGCCACCTCCAGGAGAGCGTGAACGCCTTCGACACGGCTCCGGAGTTCGCCGGACGGCTACGAGAGGCCGGGTTCCGGGACGTCCGCGCCCTGCCGCTGCCCGGCTGGCAGACCGGCATCACGCACACCTTCGTCGGCCGCACCGCGCGGGAGGCGTGA
- a CDS encoding VOC family protein has protein sequence MEILGATLRICVDDLEAAVAFYEGLTGTSALRFERGGVSVAAIGCFLLMSGPESELEVLRKVGATIAVKDVDEANEALTRAGARVIAGPVPTPAGRNLIALHPDGSVFEYVDRNITV, from the coding sequence ATGGAGATCCTCGGAGCCACGCTGCGTATCTGCGTCGACGACCTGGAGGCCGCGGTGGCCTTCTACGAAGGGCTGACCGGCACGTCGGCACTGCGCTTCGAGCGCGGTGGGGTGTCGGTGGCCGCGATCGGCTGCTTCCTGCTGATGAGCGGGCCGGAGTCGGAGCTGGAGGTGCTGCGCAAGGTGGGGGCGACCATCGCAGTCAAGGACGTCGACGAGGCGAACGAGGCGCTGACCCGGGCGGGCGCACGCGTCATCGCGGGACCGGTGCCGACCCCGGCGGGCCGCAACCTCATCGCACTCCACCCGGACGGCTCGGTCTTCGAATACGTGGACCGCAACATCACCGTCTGA
- a CDS encoding bifunctional phosphatase PAP2/diacylglycerol kinase family protein, which yields MSTPRTSPTASSAPAVARLRGWLQGRDLAVFRSVADRHWPGADPLLPRLSRSANHGLLWFGTAAGIAALGSSARSRRAALRGVASLAVASVAINTVGKGAVRRDRPILDAVPVMRQLKRQPVTTSFPSGHAASAAAFATGVALESKGWGAVVAPVAAAVAASRVYTGVHYPSDVLAGAALGIGAAFALRGVVPTRGQLPAPGRPPGEAPALPAGKDLVVVVNRASGTATATASLVREALPMATVMEVAPADLPAAFDEAAGRGRALGVCGGDGTVNLAASVAATHGMPLAVFPGGTLNHFAYDLGIETVHETAAALTAGDAIRVDLGRFRPGPRGAEGADGYFLNAFSLGAYPELVRTREHWSPRIGGWPAGVLAAFHVLRGQRPLEAEFQGRRRPLWLVFVGNGLFRRLGPAPGRRHNLADGLLDVRVVHGGRGPALRLLAAAVAGPLTRSPAHAAVRRRRVRIGGLAPGTPYAYDGEVAHSGTELVIDKLPEALTVYCPMQV from the coding sequence ATGTCCACACCGAGAACCTCACCCACCGCCTCCTCCGCTCCCGCCGTCGCCCGGCTGCGCGGCTGGCTGCAGGGGCGCGACCTGGCCGTTTTCCGGAGCGTCGCGGACCGGCACTGGCCGGGGGCCGATCCGTTGCTGCCCCGGCTGAGCCGGAGCGCCAACCACGGGCTGCTCTGGTTCGGGACGGCGGCCGGGATCGCGGCCCTCGGCAGCAGCGCGCGTTCGCGTCGGGCCGCGCTGCGCGGGGTGGCGTCCCTCGCCGTGGCCTCGGTGGCGATCAACACGGTCGGCAAGGGCGCGGTGCGCCGTGACCGGCCGATACTGGACGCGGTGCCGGTGATGCGGCAGCTCAAGCGGCAGCCGGTCACCACCTCCTTCCCCTCCGGCCACGCCGCGTCGGCGGCCGCCTTCGCCACCGGGGTGGCCCTGGAGTCCAAGGGCTGGGGCGCGGTCGTGGCCCCGGTCGCGGCGGCCGTGGCGGCCTCCCGCGTCTACACCGGGGTCCACTACCCGAGCGATGTGCTCGCGGGTGCGGCGCTCGGCATAGGAGCCGCGTTCGCCCTGCGCGGGGTCGTCCCCACCCGGGGCCAGCTCCCCGCGCCCGGCCGGCCGCCGGGCGAGGCCCCGGCGCTGCCCGCCGGCAAGGATCTCGTCGTGGTGGTGAACCGGGCGTCCGGTACGGCCACCGCGACCGCGTCGTTGGTGCGCGAGGCGCTGCCGATGGCGACCGTCATGGAGGTCGCACCCGCCGATCTGCCGGCGGCCTTCGACGAGGCGGCCGGCCGCGGCCGGGCCCTGGGCGTCTGCGGCGGCGACGGCACGGTGAACCTGGCGGCCTCCGTCGCCGCGACGCACGGGATGCCCCTGGCGGTCTTCCCCGGCGGCACGCTCAACCACTTCGCCTACGACCTGGGCATCGAGACCGTCCACGAAACCGCCGCCGCCCTCACCGCGGGCGACGCCATCCGCGTGGACCTCGGCCGCTTCCGGCCGGGTCCCAGGGGGGCGGAGGGAGCCGACGGGTACTTCCTCAACGCCTTCTCGCTGGGCGCCTATCCGGAACTGGTGCGCACCCGCGAACACTGGTCGCCGCGGATCGGCGGCTGGCCCGCGGGCGTGCTCGCGGCGTTCCACGTGCTGCGCGGCCAGCGACCGCTGGAGGCGGAGTTCCAGGGCCGCAGGCGTCCCTTGTGGCTGGTCTTCGTCGGCAACGGGTTGTTCCGGCGGCTGGGCCCCGCCCCGGGCCGCCGCCACAACCTGGCCGACGGACTGCTGGACGTCCGGGTGGTGCACGGCGGGCGGGGGCCCGCGCTGCGCCTGCTGGCGGCGGCGGTGGCGGGACCGCTGACCCGCTCCCCCGCCCATGCCGCCGTCCGGCGGCGCCGGGTGCGGATCGGCGGACTCGCGCCCGGGACTCCGTACGCGTACGACGGCGAGGTGGCCCACTCGGGAACGGAGCTGGTGATCGACAAGCTGCCGGAAGCGCTGACGGTCTACTGCCCGATGCAGGTCTGA
- a CDS encoding MBL fold metallo-hydrolase: MPVEVTWWGHATCTIEDSGVRVLTDPLFVRRFAHLRRRRGEVPPPEAAVAEVVLVSHLHSDHLHLPSLARLAPGSRLIVPSGAVAAVPGLRMLRRVRQLHVTEVRPGDTVRIGEVRVRAVPALHDGRRLPVGPHRSPALGYVVEGEARTYFAGDTGLFDTMADAVGRVDVALLPVGGWGPYLGHSHLDPVRAAEALARLAPRAAVPVHYGTYWPIGLDAVRPHEFHAPGDEFVRHAAQRAPEVAVHLLGHGERVRPEAGR, translated from the coding sequence GTGCCGGTGGAGGTCACCTGGTGGGGTCATGCCACCTGCACGATCGAGGACTCGGGGGTGCGGGTGCTGACCGACCCCCTGTTCGTACGCCGCTTCGCGCATCTGCGCCGGCGCCGGGGCGAGGTGCCGCCGCCGGAGGCCGCGGTCGCCGAGGTGGTGCTGGTCTCCCATCTGCACTCCGACCATCTGCATCTGCCGTCGCTGGCCCGGCTGGCTCCCGGCAGCCGGCTGATCGTGCCGAGCGGTGCGGTGGCGGCCGTGCCGGGGCTGCGGATGCTGCGGCGGGTGCGGCAGTTGCACGTCACCGAGGTGCGGCCGGGTGACACGGTGCGGATCGGGGAGGTGCGGGTGCGGGCGGTTCCCGCGCTGCACGACGGGCGGCGGCTGCCGGTCGGCCCGCACCGGTCGCCCGCGCTCGGCTACGTCGTCGAGGGCGAGGCCCGGACGTACTTCGCCGGGGACACCGGGCTCTTCGACACGATGGCCGACGCGGTGGGTCGGGTGGATGTGGCGCTGCTGCCGGTGGGCGGGTGGGGACCCTATCTGGGGCACAGCCATCTGGACCCGGTCCGTGCCGCCGAGGCGCTGGCCCGGCTCGCGCCCCGGGCGGCGGTGCCGGTGCACTACGGGACGTACTGGCCGATCGGCCTGGACGCGGTGCGCCCGCACGAGTTCCACGCACCGGGCGACGAGTTCGTACGGCACGCGGCGCAGCGGGCGCCCGAGGTGGCCGTGCACCTGCTGGGGCACGGCGAGCGGGTCAGACCGGAGGCCGGCCGGTGA
- a CDS encoding DedA family protein — translation MIQEIQQVVRELPTESAQQAIGYPTLFALVALGSLVPVVPTGALVSSAAVVAFHQTSPLALLFVFLVASAAAFLGDVCLYWLGQRGVRSKNGSKWLEAITRRAAPERLAQAQEKLAEHGGTVLVLSRLVPAGRIPVMLACLLGRMPLRQFARGDVPACLAWAATYQLIGILGGSLFPEPWQGVVAAVALTLLISGAPAVWRRLRARFRPASS, via the coding sequence GTGATCCAGGAGATCCAGCAGGTGGTGCGGGAGCTGCCCACCGAGTCGGCCCAGCAGGCGATCGGCTATCCGACGCTGTTCGCCCTGGTGGCGCTGGGGTCTCTGGTGCCCGTGGTGCCGACCGGGGCGCTGGTGAGTTCGGCGGCGGTGGTGGCCTTCCACCAGACGTCGCCGCTCGCCCTGCTCTTCGTGTTCCTGGTGGCGTCGGCCGCCGCGTTCCTCGGGGACGTCTGTCTGTACTGGCTGGGGCAGCGCGGGGTGCGGTCGAAGAACGGCTCGAAGTGGCTGGAGGCGATAACCCGCCGGGCCGCGCCGGAGCGGCTGGCCCAGGCGCAGGAGAAGCTGGCGGAGCACGGCGGGACGGTGCTGGTGCTGTCCCGGCTGGTGCCGGCCGGGCGGATCCCGGTGATGCTGGCGTGTCTGCTGGGCCGGATGCCGCTGCGGCAGTTCGCCCGGGGCGATGTTCCGGCGTGTCTGGCGTGGGCGGCGACGTACCAGCTGATCGGGATCCTGGGCGGTTCGCTGTTCCCGGAGCCGTGGCAGGGAGTGGTCGCGGCGGTCGCCCTGACGCTGCTGATCAGCGGGGCACCGGCGGTGTGGCGGAGGCTGCGGGCGCGGTTTCGCCCCGCGTCTTCGTAG
- a CDS encoding aminotransferase class I/II-fold pyridoxal phosphate-dependent enzyme → MQGTDDPGPAGERAAGQDPARAQEGRPRRPDDRAARAQDDPAPEPGRPAAPTHEDHGPVRYGPPAPDPGLPVLPELAAVLAEASARTRPEPPGGGPDLREAARGYWDRRGLHGVAGGIAAAPGAQPLLLALIGAHGGDVLMPRPCPAAWMPQARLLGRPAYHVPTPAECGGIPDPYALLETVRRIRAEGGRPKLLLLSVVDDPTATVAPPELVREACEAAVDEGLHIVSDETWRDTVHRPHDTVLLSPAEMCPDDVTVIADLSGALVPAAWPVAVARFPDTPRAAVRHARTLDILTALGALVAGPVAHAAAHALGEPDSVRDRIRRAAALQTEVAAAAHRAVLGSGALARPPQAGRHLYADLGPLRSRLADLGVTDSMELEEYLTDRLGAPAPGGHRFGDELGALRVRLGTGPLLGATPQQQTESLVAAKPLELPHVARALDGFAAVFAALR, encoded by the coding sequence ATGCAGGGGACCGACGACCCCGGCCCGGCGGGGGAGCGGGCCGCCGGGCAGGACCCGGCCCGCGCGCAGGAGGGCCGGCCCCGCCGGCCAGATGACCGGGCCGCCCGCGCCCAGGACGACCCGGCCCCCGAGCCCGGTCGGCCGGCCGCCCCCACGCACGAGGATCACGGCCCCGTCCGTTACGGGCCGCCCGCCCCCGACCCCGGCCTGCCGGTCCTCCCTGAGCTGGCCGCCGTGCTCGCCGAGGCCTCCGCCCGTACCCGCCCCGAGCCCCCCGGTGGCGGGCCGGACCTGCGTGAGGCGGCCCGGGGCTACTGGGACCGGCGTGGGCTGCACGGGGTGGCGGGCGGGATCGCCGCCGCACCCGGGGCCCAGCCGCTCCTGCTGGCCCTCATCGGCGCACACGGCGGGGACGTCCTCATGCCGCGCCCCTGCCCCGCCGCCTGGATGCCGCAGGCCCGGCTGCTGGGCCGCCCCGCCTACCATGTGCCCACCCCGGCCGAATGCGGCGGCATCCCCGACCCGTACGCCCTGCTGGAGACCGTCCGCCGGATCCGTGCGGAGGGCGGGCGGCCGAAACTGCTGCTCCTGTCCGTCGTGGACGACCCCACCGCCACCGTCGCCCCGCCCGAGCTGGTCCGCGAGGCCTGCGAGGCGGCCGTCGACGAGGGACTGCACATCGTCAGCGACGAGACCTGGCGCGACACCGTGCACCGCCCGCACGACACCGTCCTGCTCAGCCCGGCCGAGATGTGCCCGGACGACGTGACGGTGATCGCCGACCTGTCCGGGGCCCTCGTACCCGCCGCCTGGCCGGTCGCCGTCGCCCGCTTCCCCGATACCCCCCGCGCCGCCGTCCGGCACGCCCGAACCCTGGACATCCTCACCGCACTCGGCGCCCTCGTCGCCGGTCCGGTCGCCCACGCCGCCGCCCACGCCCTGGGCGAGCCCGACTCCGTACGCGACCGGATCCGGCGGGCCGCCGCGCTCCAGACCGAGGTCGCCGCAGCCGCCCACCGCGCGGTCCTCGGCTCCGGCGCGCTGGCCCGCCCCCCGCAGGCGGGCCGCCACCTCTACGCCGACCTCGGCCCCCTCCGCTCCCGGCTGGCGGACCTGGGCGTCACGGACTCCATGGAGCTGGAGGAGTACCTCACCGACCGGCTCGGCGCCCCTGCCCCGGGCGGGCACCGCTTCGGGGACGAGCTGGGCGCCCTGCGCGTACGCCTGGGCACCGGTCCGCTGCTGGGGGCGACGCCGCAGCAGCAGACGGAGTCCCTCGTCGCGGCGAAGCCCCTGGAACTCCCGCACGTGGCGCGGGCACTGGACGGCTTCGCGGCGGTCTTCGCCGCACTGCGGTGA
- a CDS encoding NAD(P)/FAD-dependent oxidoreductase — protein MASRRNGPGDRHGRDRRAAVVHAPGGRARFTGEAPTATVVGGGVAGIAAATGLAERGVRVTLYESEPDLGGRLAGWPTRLADGSTVTMSRGFHAFFRQYYNLRGLLRRVDPGLDSLTPLPDYPLRHSSGLHDSFARVPRTPPFSALGFVALSPTFGVRDLARMDPRAALPLLDVRVPEVYEQLDGVSAHDFLARIRFPEAAHHLAFEVFSRSFFADPRELSAAELVLMFHIYFLGSSEGLLFDVPAEPFPAALWDPLRGYLESHGVAVRTNTPVRQVCPQPDGGLNVTTDQDTVRCDALVLALDGAGLRQVVAASPELGDPDWRARIDRLRTAPPFLVSRLWLDRPMAPDRPGFLGTSGYGPLDNVSVLDRWEGEAARWARRTDGSVLELHAYAVSPDADRGAVQAEAVRQLHRIYPEASRARVVDERHEWRADCPMFPVGGYRDRPGVRSPDPAVTVAGDLVRTGLPVALMERAATSGFLAANAHLERWGVRGQTLWTVPRTGRSLPLRGLAALGG, from the coding sequence ATGGCGTCGAGGCGGAACGGCCCGGGCGACCGTCACGGCAGGGACCGGCGGGCCGCCGTGGTCCACGCGCCCGGGGGCCGGGCCCGTTTCACCGGCGAGGCCCCCACCGCCACGGTCGTCGGCGGCGGCGTCGCCGGGATCGCGGCGGCCACCGGACTGGCCGAGCGAGGCGTGCGTGTCACCCTCTACGAGAGCGAGCCGGATCTCGGCGGGCGGCTGGCGGGGTGGCCGACCCGGCTCGCGGACGGTTCGACCGTCACCATGAGCCGCGGCTTCCACGCCTTCTTCCGTCAGTACTACAACCTGCGCGGGCTGCTGCGCCGGGTCGACCCCGGCCTCGACTCACTGACCCCGCTGCCCGACTACCCCCTGCGGCACAGCTCCGGACTGCACGACAGCTTCGCCCGCGTCCCGCGCACCCCGCCGTTCAGCGCTCTCGGGTTCGTCGCGCTCAGCCCGACCTTCGGCGTCCGCGACCTGGCCAGGATGGATCCGCGCGCCGCGCTGCCGCTGCTGGACGTGCGGGTGCCGGAGGTCTACGAGCAACTCGACGGGGTCAGCGCCCACGACTTCCTCGCCCGCATCCGCTTCCCGGAGGCCGCCCACCACCTGGCCTTCGAGGTCTTCTCCCGCAGCTTCTTCGCCGACCCGCGCGAACTGTCCGCCGCCGAGCTGGTCCTGATGTTCCACATCTACTTCCTCGGCTCCAGCGAGGGCCTGCTCTTCGACGTCCCCGCCGAGCCCTTCCCCGCCGCCCTGTGGGACCCGCTGCGCGGCTATCTGGAGAGCCACGGCGTCGCCGTGCGCACGAACACCCCCGTCCGACAGGTGTGCCCGCAGCCCGACGGCGGCCTCAACGTCACCACCGATCAGGACACCGTGCGTTGCGACGCCCTCGTCCTGGCTCTGGACGGCGCCGGGCTGCGCCAGGTCGTGGCCGCCTCCCCCGAGCTGGGCGACCCGGACTGGCGTGCGCGGATCGACCGGTTGCGGACCGCCCCGCCGTTCCTGGTGTCACGGCTCTGGCTGGACCGCCCGATGGCGCCCGACCGGCCCGGGTTCCTCGGCACCAGCGGCTACGGCCCACTGGACAACGTGAGCGTCCTGGACCGCTGGGAGGGCGAGGCGGCGCGCTGGGCCCGGCGCACCGACGGCTCGGTCCTGGAACTGCACGCCTACGCCGTCTCCCCGGACGCCGACCGCGGCGCGGTCCAGGCCGAGGCGGTCCGTCAGCTGCACCGGATCTACCCGGAGGCCTCCCGCGCCCGGGTGGTCGACGAGCGCCACGAATGGCGGGCGGACTGCCCGATGTTCCCGGTGGGCGGCTACCGGGACCGGCCGGGCGTACGCAGCCCGGACCCCGCCGTCACGGTCGCCGGGGACCTGGTGCGCACCGGGCTGCCGGTGGCGCTGATGGAGCGCGCGGCCACCAGCGGGTTCCTCGCCGCCAACGCGCACCTGGAACGGTGGGGCGTACGCGGGCAGACCCTGTGGACGGTCCCGCGCACCGGACGGTCCCTGCCGCTGCGGGGGCTCGCCGCACTCGGCGGCTGA